The DNA window CattccttccttctgcaataagactatacaattcatctacctctgccagaaccaacattactgaaatgcactaaatctatgcactaaatctatgcacgacactttgctatgttattaatattattactattattattattatatatactgttgctgccattattactattattactatatactgtaatatactactattattattataccggccttaccagccttatttattattattattattattattattattactattattattatatattatatatcatattattttacttataattactttatttatatttttcattttatttctatattgtttattatctattattacatattatattatatattatatataatatatactgtactattattattattattattatataccgtctagtcactatagctttgttgccatcatattaccagtataattaccttcatcttgtcaaccatcctaccaaccgatggtctttttttaacttcttaagtgtccttgttctattctgtgtttttttctattgttgtttttatttatgctacctaagtattttattctattgtattttattgtacttgaataccgaactgctgtgacaaccgaatttcccttcggggatgaataaagtaatcaatctatctatctatctatctatctatctatctatctatctatctatctatctatctatctatatatctatctatctatctatctatctatctatctatctatctatctatctatctatctaaacaatctccctctagctcttctttgctgggttcttatctgatgcctatggatgtggcaaattgtcaaagaagtgatgatgttaaaggagtaaaatcacatgatctgatcaactgaggatgtaggtgattttaccataggtggccggcgtcatgaggaggtgatttaggcaaaaaacaacaattttgacagaaaatgacttaggcgattattttaaaaatgtgacgaTTTTTAATTATGACCTGACTGGACCACTGTTTTTTTGGATACAATAAGGGAGACTGGTAACTGGAGATGGCAGTAATGCATCATCATTACTAACGCCAGCTGCCGTTAAAGatccaaagaagaagaagaactctGTATCCCAGCATGAATCGCGGCAGCATCCTGATAATCTCACTGACGGCCAGAGGGGAGGCCTCTTTCCATCTAACTACATCAAAAACTTGAGTGCTTTGTGGACATATATTGTGGTAAGTTTACGTCGCTATACATCATGTGTTTGTTGACCAATGTGTTTTGATCAACAAACATCGTATATTTGCAGTAAAGCAACCCAGTTTAGTGACGGTTGGCGTAGCTAGGTAACCAGCTGCCCATCCCGGCGCGAGCTGCACCAAGCTGCGGCGGTTAGCTTCCCGGTGTCCGCGAGGAGAAACCTCAGTGATGGGTAATATTACCACGTAGCTTCAGCTGTCAGACCTTAGCAGTAGGAGCGGTAAGGTTGTTTATGCCTAGCTAGAAACTCCATAACCACGAATATAGCGTTTTTTAAATAGCCTACGCCAGCTGGCTAACGTTAACTTAACTATTTTGCTTTGCCTCTGCTAGCTTAACTAAGTTAGCAAACATGAACTAGTAGCTTTAGTTTACTGAATGCTGAAAAGCTAGTGAGCTGGGCTTTCCAGTATCTTCTATCAACAGCTCAGTGCGGCTTGTATATGCCTGATGTGCATCATCATGTCCTGTAATCGGCTTTAGGTTATTTCTGTCAGTACACTGAGGCAATCAGTAAATGTTGCGAGCGAAGTTAACGTTATCTTGTGTTCAGGGGAGTGTCTTAGATTGGCTATTGATCTCCACAGCGGTTTACTAGCGTGAGTTGCTCTGTCCCATAGTGCTTAATCCTTACAACATTATAATGAATGGGATAATAACTGTGTCATCATTCTGTTAAATCTGGGGACTGTCATTTACAGAAGAGGACTGGGGCCAGGTGggacagaaaaataatgagaggaggatttttttttcataatgcagTTCGACAAAAAAGTCGAAATAACGAGAATTAAAGTCGAGATGTCCAGAATAAAGTTGAAACACAATTTCGAAAGAAAAATCAAGTGATGAGTATGAAGTACACTTTTTGTTTTCGGTAAAATTCGgtaaagatattcacagattcgtgtcaataagtcatcagagaaacatttttttttctatccaaAAAGTTAGGTAGACTTCAAGCTACAACCCTATTTTcagaaatgtcataaaatgagcactAACCATAATATTTAAGGGTATAGTAGTAAAAAAGAATCCCCGACACTTAAGCTATTCTTGGTAGTAAACTTCCATAACTATTGTTTTGGAGAAActctgtttttatgtcatttattatttttcatacatatattgtattatatatgtattttctcaacatggtatttcaactttattcttgacattGTATTTCGattttattcttgtcatttcgacttttttctcaaagttaataatgatatttctcctacctggccctaatcttCTTCTGCAGTCATTGGTGCACGTAGTCTTGATTACTTTCAACCAATCTGAAGTGTGGTAAGATTAAAAAGGCTTATTAAGTATTAGCCAGTCAGTGGATGTAAAAGTTATTAGAATTCCCTTTCTCCACTTTCTTTTCCAGGCCTTCTAGTGTTACAATGGAGCCATCGGGAAGTACAGCAATGTCTTCATCGAGCAACCACACCCTGAACTCAATTGGCGGTGGCTGTCCATGGGAGGTCAGCGACAAGGCCAGACTGTGTCGCTTCCTCTGCTACGGCTCGGAGGAAGACGTATACACCGCCAGAGAGGAGGGTCGTGTCAGCATGGAGAGCGCTGGAGCTCTGCTGTCCCTGCTGCAGGAGGGCCGAGGTCctgaggtggtggaggagataAAAAGGTTCACTCAGGATGGGCGAGCTGTCAGACTCGGCCCCTCCTTTTTTGCCTTGGCTTTGTGCTCCCAACAGTCGGAGCTGAAGACCAGACAGGCAGCGTTTAAAGCCATGAAAGAAGTTTGTCGGGACCCTGCCCACCTGTTTTCTTTTATCCAGAACAAGAAGGAATTGAAAGAGGGTATGAAGTGTGGTATTTGGGGACGGGCTCTGAGGAAAGCAGTGTCTGACTGGTACAATGAGCAGGATGCTATGTGTCTGGCTGCGGCTGTgaccaaatgtaaacaaagagaGGGATGGTCACACCAGGATCTGCTAAGGCTCTCTCACACTAAACCAGCTAATGAAGGTGAGTTTACACAGACCCACACGGCGGTTTACAGGGCATGGGCAAAAAAATCATCCACCTCCTATTACTGCCTTGCACTAAATAACTTGAAAGATCCCAAAACAATTTTATATCTGTTACTCAAATTTATATTTCATGAACCTTTTTGCAGGCTACATAATGTACAGGATCAGCAGGATCATATAGGATCAGCAACATAATTGCAAATTAGAAAGGCAGCTAAGTTAAATACTAGCCTGTCCTTAACTTGATGCTGACATTTTTGTTGGCTAACACTCCTATAATTTTGTCGACTAATTGATTTGTTGATTTAACCAAGATTTTACTCATCAACACTCGTTTTCGCAAATGTTTAGATCCTGCCAGTTGAAACAATCCTATGCAGCCATCACTAGAATGAAATTCTAATAGGAAGTATTTTACTAAGTATATTGTTGAAGTCTAATCTTTATCTACAACTGTGCAGAAGTGCCAGGTTTAAACAGAATGAATGGACATGCAAAAAAAGCTTCACAGCATTTGAATATTGATCTAGAATTTGAATGCCAAGCCTTTAAAATGAAGCTGTGAACTATTCAGTAAAGCCCTAAATCTTACAGTCATCATTGGACTGATTTCACTAAGCAACAACAAATGCAACAGCAACAGGAGTGAAAATGAGAAGTGAAAGTGTTGAATAAACAGAAAAACTCCAATAGAAAGGGAAACAATGGTGACGGCCAAAGTACATGGGACGCGGCACTACATGTCTGTTATAGCATTCCCACAATGAAGCTGCTTCACAGACGATGGACCCACATGAACCTGTGTAGGCCCCGTGGCTCATCTCTATTTTTAGAGGTGGTCCTATTGTTGATTTTCTCTTTGTGGCTATGTGGCTCTCCAGCAGGTAAAAACTACATAGAACTGTGTAaaaatcagtgtaaaaatgatcaagatTAATACCTTATTGTACCAGAAGTATTGCAAGGCAGCAGAGCAACCTTGTGGGTGTTTTTTACATGTCacattaaaatcaatcaatcaatcaatcaaatcaatgcaTATCCATtagaaatgtaagaaaaaatgCAGAGGCAGTAGCGGTCTCACTttaaggaatatactggatataCTGGTATGATATGAAACCAGAAGATTTAATGAATCTATAGCcaccatgtgtcaggatatcctgtcaggaagttgtcgaaataatgctgcaaagttcggctattttttgatgtttcatggtgtttttcaaagcggtcatgtgacctctgacatcatgctatcttaatgaaaataggctctctggttAAGTTAattctcattgtggagaaataaaaagactgaagtgagatgaatagactgatcattttctcttatttgacaaaacaattattgattgaatttcattttgtggacacagaATGCAGTTAAGCAGTCAAAAAGCagtatattgtatcacaatacttaccatatcgcaaaatgcttaaaatcgcaataatatcatttCGCGACCCAAGTATCAGATCGCATTGTGGGGCCCCTTTAGTATCCATAATCCTGTAGGGAAAGGGATCCAGTTAATTTATTCAGTACCAGTGAAAATGGCCCACACTTCCAAACCATGCATAACCAACTGCATTATCACTTAGTAAAACTTGTCAGCTGACAGCAGTCACATGCTACAAAGATGGAGTCTGTTTAGCAGATTAATAACGTCTATGTGAGACAAAAGGCACTCCAAActacaacacaaaaatgtaatcaaattcATGAAAAAATCAAACTGAAACTTTCCCTTTTCACTGCATTGCGACCAAGTTTTATCTGTTATATCTGCCCTGACCCTGTACATTTGTGAACCTTTTCTAAATATCTGTAATATATAGGTTTTATAGTTATGAGAAAGACTGTAATGGTcaaatcttttgtgttttcagcAATTGCCTTGATCAGCAAATATGTAACAAAAGGATGGAAAGAAGTTCAGCTTGCTTACTCGGACAAAGAGAACTCAGAAGAGGTTGCCAAAGTGCTGTCGTATCTGGAAGTGGTGGAGAAGGTCAAGCACAGTTGTGATGAAACAGAGGTCATCAATTTAATAGAAGAACACAAACTGGAGAGGGAACAGCTGCTGACAGACCACCTGAAGTCCAAACAGGTGAGGGGGCAAGTTTAGTCATAGTGAGACTTTGCATTGTCAGTACATttgtcatgtgtttttttttttttttttatcaattgaGCAAGAGgatatgtgtttttctttcccccTTGGAGGTATGGAGAGCTTTGTTGAAGGAAATGCCTCTCCAATCAGTGCTAAGGATCTTGGGTAAGATGACATCCGACAAAATTCTTGAACCGGGAAGTTCAGAAACACAAGCTGTATGTGACAGAATCCAGAGCGAGACGGAACTCACAAAGGTAGAACACGTGGTCTTGCCAATTGATTTTACAGTTACAGTGGTATGCAAAAGTTTGGGCACCCCTGACCATTTCCATTATTTTCACTTATAAATCATTCGGTGTTTGGATCAGcaacttaattttttattagACAGATGCAAAAATTTGCTCTACTCAATACTGATGTGAATTTTCTGTTGGGGTGTCCTAATTTTCGCGAAAGTCtaattttgttttgatgcatATTGCACATCTTCTGTTAATCCAATTAACCTAGTTTCACTACTGAAATATTACTGTGTCCATCAGTTATTTGATAGATCAAAATGAAGTTGCTGATCAAAACGACCCAatgatttataaatgaaaataatggaaATTGTCAGGGGTGCCCATACTTTTGCATACCACTCTGTTTTTTGATTAAAGATGAGTCTGTGTATTTGACGTCTCTTTTGAAATCACCAGGCAAACCTCCACCCCTTCAGTATACTCCTGTCTTCTGAAAACTACAAAAGAGGCCAAGGCTATCAGGGTAAAAGAAAATGGGAACCAGACAGCAGCATCCTCAAAGCAATGGACTCTGCCTTTTACAAGAGTTTTATGGTcggttctttttttattttaacagcttttcTGAAATCATCAAGGCAGACTCCAACCAAAAGCATTCGCTAACACATAACCTCTCttgctgttgctgttttgtCTCCAGAATGTGCAGCCTGTCGGTAAACGCTTCGTATTGGCGGTAGACGTGAGCACGTCGCTGAGCAGCATTGTCCCAGGGACGTCAATCAGCACTGCTGTCGCCGCTGCAGCTATCACCATGGTAAGACAATGCTGTAGCTAAATATCTACACAGTGTTTGGATAATTGTTGTCCCAGTTGGAAATGGAACAGCTGCGTCTCTAAATGGGGCTTTGGCCGTCCCTGTCTTTCGGGGCAGCCCGGGTGAAGGAATTGATCTGTTGACACATACTATGAATTCCTGCGAAATTCCTTCCGCAGTGCTATTATTTCAGTCCACAAGCCCTCCGGGAGTTATTAGCCGAGAGACATGCCAATTGTGATATGTGCATTACTCACAGAATGCCtagttgttgttggtttttgtgaTTGTGATGTCATGCTTTCcttttgatatttgtgtctggCACAGATTTTTGCAAGGACTGAAGCAGACACGCATGTGCTGGCCTATTCTGAAGGAGCTTTGGTTCCATGCTCTATCTCTGCTGACATGACCCTCGCACAAGCAACATTTGAACTGGTTAAGGTAAGTCACAGCATCAAAGAATAATAGAGATGCACCGATTGTAGTTGTCTTGGCTCATTTCGATTTTGTCCACTTCTGAATTTCTACATTTCTAAAAAACTATAATTGGCAgcacacagaaagaaaattgaATTGTGTGGTCTTAATCAAACAATGACTATAACATTTTCTCGAAAACTACACCAGGTTACAGGATAAGATCCTTACTCACATTCAAACCAATCTCAAAGTAAACTAGAAAAGTGCACTCAAAGTGCGGATCTCCGCCAGATGTTGAGAATCTCCAGCATGGCATAGCTGTGGTTGATCTGAACCccgcattttaaaagttgttttgttgtcattttgcagacagacctgacaaagcgtaagttcagactttttacagacCAGCATTAAAATGTCGTTATTTTGGCATACAAGGCAGATTCGAAAAAAGTTTTGACCCTgtgtagaataaaaataaaatgcttaaaaactgacaataaaatatactgtttttatacagtttccaattgaatatatgtcacaaaggattagtaTATGatcgcattctgttttatttactttttagacatttattattttggaaTCGGTGTTGTATTTTTGATCTTGATAAAGTCACAACGAAATGAGTTTACTTTGGCAAgtgtatgtattatattatattaactcCTCCTGTctacattatttctaatggccaacagggggcgactccactgagtacaaaaagaagtcagattgttcagaggtctatgagaaaattaacctacttctcacttgatttgttacctcagtaaacattttttataaagcgtttatgttttatgttcttggtatgctttagggcagactttaaactttaaaatggggAAAATATAATGTACTGATGCCTAGTTAGCCTTTCATTGTTTGATATTTCTGCTTTCTTACTAAATTTATGCTATCTTTATTTACCTATATCAGTGTCAATAGACTCCACACTGTGCAAGAGCAGAAGGATAAACTCTTCGCTGTCAGTTACCAAACAAGCATGGCGTTCATATTGGCTTGACTTTAGTTCTGTTTCTGACCTTTTCCACCATACTGTATGTTCCAGATCCCAGGTGGGAGCACAGACTGCACACTTCCCATCACATGGGCCACAGAAAACGGAAAAGCTGTAGATGTGTTCATCATTCTGACCAACAACCCACTGTGGACGTTCACTGCCAGCCCTGTGGATTCTCTAAAGAAACATAGACAggtacatttattcatttttgtctgCTCTGAGAGGGGATTTAATTGAATCATGTGTTAAAGATTGTTTTAGAAAAGCGGCTGACACAAATGCaaggtaaaatacattttgatgggCACAGACTTAATAAGGCAAAATGGGATGAGGTGCCTTTTCACATTTATATGAATTTTAAGCTGATCAGTTTCTACAATGATtattggacacaaacatttttttaagtttatgaTATTTCCCTTTTTATAATTTTCCTTTATCACAGTGAGGAAAGTGTAACCTTTTGAGCCCAAAATCCCAACAGTAACCCCAACCTTATGTGTGTATTTACTCAACAGAAATCAGGAGCTAATACCAAGATGGTGATGTGTGGGCTGACTTCCATCGGACACGCCATCGCAGACACGGAAGACAGGGGTTTACTGAGCATCTGTGGCTTCGACCTTGGAGCTTTGAGCGTCATCCGTAGCCTAGCCCAGGATCTGATCTGACCAAGTATTGGGACCCATTCTGTTTCAATTGTATAGTTGGAGCACAAAAGGAAGGCACAAAGTGTACCAATGTGGCTCACTTAGCATGTAGAGTGCCCTAAAACAGCACTGATCCAGAAGATGTTGACATTTCCAATTCCCATTTCTCTTTTTGTATTATGTCGCTTACAAATCAATTGACCAAGTGTCCAGCGGGCTGGACAACACTCTGGAAATGttatgtgcatatttttatttctaaaatttGAAAAGAAAGTTATAAGACATGGTATGTAATTGCATATCATAATGTCAAAGAGCTGCAAAGTGCAAACAGCACTGTGTATGTTacagggatagtttggatttttttgaagtggggttgtttgAGACACATCCATAGTCAATGTATTTCATGTAGTAGATGGTGGTCAGTACGCCCCCAGTATGGTAGAAGTCAGGCAGGAGTACCAACACAGAATCCAGCAATGTACTGGCTGCTGTGAATGGGGACATTTCTGTATtgtagccacctaaaaaaagcaTATCAGTTCAAGTGTATGCcaaatttagaatattttcaccacttgaCCTTGCCATTAGACAGACCTTTCCAACATGGTACTGAAGCCATGGCACGACTAATCCATTGTCGCTTCAAAGTCACTGGATTCCATTGACAAaaccagtaattttaccttgtgGAACactgctggtctactgctgcctcagtCAGttagttgtttgtgttgttgtttggctTTGTGTTAATGTATGACTTTGGTGTTTcagaactaaccctttaaaacatcaAAGTAACCGATTGAGGCATCAGTAGACCAGGGACTTccatgttctgtgaggtaaaattaatgttttgatCTAGAGGCTTGAAAGAAAGCATTGATACCAGCTTCAGTTCCATGTTGGAAAGGGCTCTCTGACAACcaggtaaagtggtgaaaatattctaaacataGCATACGCTTATACCCTTTATTTTACCAGATCTGGTTCCCGTCCAGTTTGGAGCCGGTGCTCGTGCTGGTTTGCggttggttcaacttgtgaaccagctctgaacctgtttgctttttcacagccacgtcattacgtcactgttaaCGTCTGTATATGTCTCCGTATAATAGCAACggcagactacatgtctctacaacacatctgtgctgcccATTTTGATCACTATGGGCGCCGAATACATTCTTgttaacactgaatgtaagatgttaatgttggactaacGATGGCCAGCTAACGTTTGCATGCTAGCGATCGCCCGCTAATATTAGCACACTAGCTCGCCCGTATCAaccacattgcagttaaacaaatcaaataaatgaatgatacacgttttagttggtctgtCTTAAGGGAATCGatttggtcttgttggtcacatagccccgcccccagcccctgacgtagcCATTTGCgattcaagaccagcaaagagttggtgccggtGGAAAGCCAAGGAACCGTTTGCAATTGTGCACCGGCGGGGAACCGGCTCTGGTGGAAAAGCCctattaaactgaaactgattttttacatttttttatttttatttttttgtccagaGTAGTATATTAGTAGTATATTGCTTAGCTACTGTGCCGGTACTCCTGCCTGAGGTTGGGGCGACTGTCATCTACAATAGATAAAACACAGACTATGTTTCAATCTTTGAAAGATCCATTCTGTCCCTTTTAAAGTGCATTGGTGGTTCTTGTTGAGACACTAATCCATTGGACAATAAATTCCACTCATATATGGAAAGATGTTGGCAGATTAAATAGGAGGAACCATGTAAGAGTCAGAATGTTTGAGGCTTAGTGCAACTGTAGGTTTATTTTAAGTTTCTAGTATGTATCTATGGTTTGATTTTAGCAGGTTTGATATGATGGTAGaggcattttacattttaaagccTGCCCCACTGTCTTTTGTagcattattataaataattaacagATGTATTGTAAAAGAGAGGAGTTGAAAGAAAGCACCAAAAGTCGAGATAAAAAGTATTCTGCTGACTTTTCAAATTCTTGATTTGGTTGGTCagagaatattttttaaatgctaataTTCGTGTCTAGAATACCATTTACACATCTCTTGCCTTTAGCCTAGGTACAATTGTTATTGTATTAACATTTGTTTTCCCTTCAGACTATTTTCTTTTGAAACCGAGTTGtctgttttgatattttgttaaatttatcCTATAAATTAATACCCTTGGTGCTCTTAGATGTGATGAGACATTTTGGGGGTATTAAATGGAATTTTCCTTTGTGACACAAGAAGGCCAATGTTTGGGGCTGTAAGTCAGTTTACTGTAaattggaaacattttttttctcatattagCCTGAATTCTATGCATTGCAACTCTTTATTTCACTGTATTATTATGTCCAGAAGGACAAGTCATAGCTACTTAACATCTGTTTACGGAGCCTGAATCTGCTAGCACAgtaatatttctgtattttttatttaagaatgtTCGTTATGCAAAAACTTAACAGATAACTGCTACCTTCCTGGGAATAAAATGAACTGAATGTACTTTTGTAAAACATGTAACTGTAGAAATTTGAAGTACAATGCTTTATATTTCAtcaaacagaataaatacacaGTGTTTTAGTGTAATGGGGCCAATTTATTTTTGGGGAAATGCAAGTAAACAACTACAGTGGTGCTTCTTGTTTTAGTCGACAGTAATTACTGACAGCATTCACTGAACTTTAAACTCATTAATTCTGATATAATTCACACTGTATGAAGAGGAATAAATTCCTGACCATGTGACTGTGAAGGATTCTTTTCCACACATTGCGATGCTGTCAATTTAAATGGTGAGACAATGTCCACTGTTTGGCAAAAGGTAAAAATGTTACAAAgctaaaatatttgtattataaaTCTGACCCAAGAGAGTTATTCTGAGGGATGGTAGTATAGTGTTTCATCACCATGACTAACTTCTTCTCCATCATATTGTCTGTTGTGCTTAACATGTAAGGACTTGACTGTAGTGGCAATGTAAACCCCTAATAAACACTTTGCTGCTCTTCAACTATTGTGTGTTTGGATTACTATTACACATCTGTGGCGGTCCCATTCTGTCAGAGGGGCAGGCGTTGGAAAAGAAGGCAAGTTTTCTAGcattataacaccttaccaaaTTGTCAAataagtgatgatcttaaaggggtaaaatcacattaGAGGGCACCTTAGAGGGCATTATAACATGTTTTCCACTGGAAGGGCATTTAATCactttttctccatttatataaaccctagagggcacttcatcatgttttctcacaTTACGGACACCCTAGAAGGCACTGCATCATATTTTCTCGACTAGAAGGGCATCTCAGTGGGCACTTTGTCATGTTTGCTCCATATAAAAGCACCCTAGGGAGCACTTTCCGAGTTTTTCTTATTAGAAAGGTACCCGAGAGAACACCACAGATTAAAACAACTGTTAATagattataatgataacaatatttCCTTTTAGGGATATCACTGACTATGGAAGAGCCCTTAAGCAAGGCACTGGTACTCTTCTTGTGTCTGCCGGTGCTGACTTAACaactagttattattattaataatgaaagGGTTTCAACGTCATATTTAATTCGAAGTGGCAAATGTCTATTGTCatctttaaacctctgaagttcaGGAGATTTtgattcaaatttgtcaacttcctatgcatttgtttctgtctgtgtttagcatctttcaatctgtccttacatcacatccatggctcctttttcttgaCACagacttggctatcagtcagatttttcattttattttaattaacaaagtaaaaagctgccaggaaccgaaaataaaaacaaaagacacaggtgtctttggaaatgtaccttctattttttttatttatttttttttaccatttatacactcaaaaacagaagaaaaaaataacaaataataatagtacaaaacagtctatttgcatgtaaattgaaaatagtaatagttttcattgtagaaagaaa is part of the Centropristis striata isolate RG_2023a ecotype Rhode Island chromosome 11, C.striata_1.0, whole genome shotgun sequence genome and encodes:
- the ro60 gene encoding 60 kDa SS-A/Ro ribonucleoprotein, producing MEPSGSTAMSSSSNHTLNSIGGGCPWEVSDKARLCRFLCYGSEEDVYTAREEGRVSMESAGALLSLLQEGRGPEVVEEIKRFTQDGRAVRLGPSFFALALCSQQSELKTRQAAFKAMKEVCRDPAHLFSFIQNKKELKEGMKCGIWGRALRKAVSDWYNEQDAMCLAAAVTKCKQREGWSHQDLLRLSHTKPANEAIALISKYVTKGWKEVQLAYSDKENSEEVAKVLSYLEVVEKVKHSCDETEVINLIEEHKLEREQLLTDHLKSKQVWRALLKEMPLQSVLRILGKMTSDKILEPGSSETQAVCDRIQSETELTKANLHPFSILLSSENYKRGQGYQGKRKWEPDSSILKAMDSAFYKSFMNVQPVGKRFVLAVDVSTSLSSIVPGTSISTAVAAAAITMIFARTEADTHVLAYSEGALVPCSISADMTLAQATFELVKIPGGSTDCTLPITWATENGKAVDVFIILTNNPLWTFTASPVDSLKKHRQKSGANTKMVMCGLTSIGHAIADTEDRGLLSICGFDLGALSVIRSLAQDLI